Proteins encoded in a region of the Cupriavidus pauculus genome:
- a CDS encoding hydroxymethylglutaryl-CoA lyase, with protein sequence MNLPQYVKIVEVGPRDGLQNEKAMVPTDVKVALINQLSDAGFVNIEAASFVSPKWVPQMADGADVMARIQRRPGTLYSVLTPNMKGFEGAVAASADEVVIFGAASEAFSQKNINCSIAESIARFEPVAAAAKEAGVRLRGSISCALGCPYQGEVSVSAVVDVVRRMRELGCDEIDIADTIGVGTPGKVQDVMRAAAAEFPIDRLSGHFHDTYGQALSNILASLEVGIAIFHASVAGLGGCPYAKGATGNVATEDVLYMLHGLGLHTGIDLEAVVRTGDFISQAIGRANSSRVGKALLTKWASAAEATCV encoded by the coding sequence ATGAACTTGCCACAATACGTGAAGATCGTCGAAGTGGGCCCGCGGGACGGCCTGCAGAACGAGAAGGCGATGGTGCCGACCGATGTGAAGGTCGCGCTGATCAACCAGCTGTCGGACGCGGGCTTCGTGAATATCGAGGCCGCCTCGTTCGTCTCGCCGAAATGGGTACCGCAGATGGCCGACGGCGCCGATGTGATGGCGCGCATCCAGCGCCGTCCGGGCACGCTCTATTCGGTGCTGACCCCGAACATGAAGGGCTTCGAGGGCGCGGTGGCCGCGAGCGCCGACGAGGTGGTGATCTTCGGCGCCGCGAGCGAGGCGTTCTCGCAGAAGAACATCAACTGCTCGATCGCCGAATCGATCGCGCGCTTCGAACCCGTGGCCGCCGCCGCGAAGGAAGCGGGCGTCCGGCTGCGCGGCAGCATTTCGTGCGCGCTCGGCTGCCCCTATCAGGGCGAGGTGTCCGTGAGCGCGGTGGTCGATGTGGTACGCCGCATGCGCGAACTCGGCTGCGACGAGATCGATATCGCCGACACGATCGGCGTGGGCACGCCGGGCAAGGTGCAGGACGTGATGCGCGCCGCGGCGGCGGAGTTTCCGATCGACCGCCTGTCGGGCCATTTCCACGATACGTACGGCCAGGCGCTGTCGAACATCCTCGCGAGCCTCGAAGTGGGGATCGCGATCTTCCACGCGTCGGTGGCGGGCCTCGGCGGCTGCCCGTACGCAAAGGGCGCCACGGGCAACGTGGCCACCGAGGACGTGCTGTACATGCTGCACGGGCTCGGCCTGCACACCGGCATCGATCTCGAAGCCGTGGTGCGCACCGGCGACTTCATCTCGCAGGCCATCGGCCGCGCGAACAGCTCGCGCGTGGGCAAGGCCCTGCTGACCAAGTGGGCGTCGGCGGCGGAAGCCACGTGCGTGTGA
- a CDS encoding thioesterase family protein translates to MSAGGAGGLSAASGLRPGIAFEWQYVVPPKATVPNLYDDIPGCADMPDVLATGYMVGIMECACLQMLRDYLDWPREQSLGTLVNFSHLAATPPGMAVTVKGELVAVEGRKLRFALTAWDGEDKISEGVHERHLIDAARFNDKIAAKAARMTG, encoded by the coding sequence GTGAGCGCCGGCGGCGCCGGCGGCTTGAGCGCGGCCAGCGGGCTGCGGCCCGGCATTGCGTTCGAGTGGCAGTACGTGGTGCCGCCGAAGGCCACCGTGCCGAACCTGTACGACGATATTCCCGGGTGTGCCGACATGCCCGACGTGCTGGCCACGGGGTATATGGTCGGCATCATGGAATGCGCGTGCCTGCAGATGCTGCGCGACTACCTCGACTGGCCGCGCGAGCAGTCGCTCGGCACGCTCGTGAACTTCTCGCATCTGGCCGCGACGCCGCCGGGCATGGCGGTGACGGTCAAGGGCGAGCTGGTTGCCGTCGAAGGCCGCAAGCTGCGGTTCGCGCTGACCGCATGGGACGGCGAGGACAAGATCTCCGAGGGCGTGCACGAACGGCATCTGATCGATGCTGCGCGTTTCAACGACAAGATCGCGGCAAAAGCCGCGCGCATGACGGGCTGA
- a CDS encoding 2-hydroxyacid dehydrogenase, whose translation MKLQLYVPDGRYAPWIEGFAEALPEAQCLTWEESRDISSDKQVDFAVVWRPPVEMLRGRTDLRAIFNLGAGVDGILRLRDNDANALPAGVPIVRLDDAGMAAQMAEYVSAAVLRDFRKLDAYAAQAAAGTWKFIKPHRRADFTIGVMGIGTLGSHIARTLAQFGFPVRGWSRSPRQVEGVQAFHGEDGRAAFLDGLRVLVNVLPLTPDTENIIDADLLKRLAPGAHLVNVARGQHLVEADLLAAVQSGQIGGATLDVFREEPLPAEHPFWKEPRITITPHISALTLREDSIAQIAGKIRALGEGRPIAGIVDIDRGY comes from the coding sequence ATGAAGTTGCAGTTGTACGTGCCGGACGGCCGCTATGCCCCCTGGATTGAAGGTTTCGCCGAGGCGTTGCCCGAGGCGCAGTGCCTGACCTGGGAGGAATCCCGCGATATCTCCAGCGACAAGCAGGTGGACTTCGCGGTCGTCTGGCGTCCCCCGGTCGAGATGCTGCGCGGCCGCACCGATCTGCGCGCCATCTTCAATCTCGGCGCCGGTGTGGACGGCATCCTGCGGCTGCGTGACAACGACGCGAATGCGTTGCCCGCGGGCGTGCCGATCGTCCGCCTCGACGACGCCGGCATGGCCGCGCAGATGGCCGAATACGTGAGCGCCGCCGTGCTGCGCGATTTCCGCAAGCTCGACGCCTACGCCGCGCAGGCCGCCGCCGGCACGTGGAAGTTCATCAAGCCCCATCGCCGCGCGGACTTCACGATCGGCGTGATGGGCATCGGCACGCTGGGCAGCCATATCGCCCGCACGCTGGCCCAGTTCGGCTTTCCCGTGCGCGGCTGGAGCCGTTCGCCGAGGCAGGTGGAGGGCGTGCAGGCGTTCCACGGCGAAGACGGCCGCGCCGCGTTCCTCGACGGCCTGCGCGTGCTCGTCAACGTGCTGCCGCTGACGCCGGACACCGAGAACATCATCGACGCCGATCTGCTGAAGCGTCTGGCACCGGGCGCCCACCTCGTCAACGTCGCGCGCGGCCAGCATCTGGTCGAGGCCGACCTCCTCGCCGCAGTGCAGTCGGGCCAGATCGGCGGCGCGACGCTCGACGTGTTCCGCGAAGAGCCGCTGCCGGCCGAGCATCCGTTCTGGAAGGAGCCGCGCATCACGATCACGCCGCATATCTCGGCGCTCACGCTGCGCGAGGACAGCATCGCGCAGATCGCCGGCAAGATCCGCGCGCTCGGCGAAGGACGCCCCATCGCGGGCATCGTCGATATCGACCGCGGGTACTGA
- a CDS encoding YbaK/EbsC family protein, translating into MSETSGTSQGPLPESAQRVADLLAGIGHDRPVVMLPATGRTSAEAAAGLGCSVAEIAKSIIFRRVADDVPVLVIASGSNRVDEAKVAARVGALGKADARFVRDKTGYAIGGVCPIGHAVAPVMLLDRDLFQYESVWAAAGHPHAVFNLTPAQLQTMTGAEVADVAQLVQPVNGEVAS; encoded by the coding sequence ATGAGCGAAACCTCCGGAACGTCGCAGGGACCCCTCCCGGAATCCGCGCAACGCGTGGCCGATCTGCTGGCCGGCATCGGCCACGACCGGCCCGTGGTGATGTTGCCCGCGACGGGCAGGACCTCGGCGGAGGCCGCGGCCGGCCTGGGCTGCTCCGTGGCGGAGATTGCCAAGTCGATCATCTTCCGCCGCGTGGCGGACGACGTGCCCGTGCTCGTGATCGCGAGTGGCAGCAATCGCGTCGATGAGGCCAAGGTGGCCGCGCGCGTGGGGGCGCTGGGCAAGGCCGATGCGCGTTTCGTGCGCGACAAGACCGGATATGCGATCGGTGGCGTCTGCCCGATCGGCCACGCGGTGGCACCGGTGATGCTGCTCGACCGGGACCTGTTCCAGTACGAGAGCGTCTGGGCCGCCGCCGGCCATCCGCATGCGGTGTTCAACCTGACGCCGGCGCAGCTGCAGACGATGACGGGTGCCGAGGTGGCCGACGTCGCGCAGCTCGTGCAGCCGGTGAACGGCGAGGTGGCGTCGTGA